A single Mixta calida DNA region contains:
- a CDS encoding response regulator transcription factor produces the protein MEPIVYVVDDDYSVRQSLVSLLTAEDYQVADFSSAQAFLAYPFSPAPGCLILDMNMPEANGFDVTETLPHLDCLIPMIFLTGYGTIPLTVKAMKAISDSISVIR, from the coding sequence ATGGAACCAATAGTTTATGTGGTGGATGACGACTATTCGGTCAGGCAATCGCTGGTAAGTTTGCTGACGGCGGAAGATTATCAGGTCGCTGATTTCTCCTCCGCACAGGCGTTTCTCGCCTACCCTTTCAGCCCGGCGCCAGGCTGTCTGATTCTGGATATGAATATGCCGGAAGCAAACGGCTTTGACGTGACTGAAACCTTGCCCCATCTCGACTGCCTTATTCCTATGATCTTTCTGACCGGCTACGGCACGATTCCGCTGACGGTCAAAGCGATGAAAGCGATCTCAGACAGCATAAGCGTCATACGATGA
- a CDS encoding carbon starvation CstA family protein, with protein MSHALTFVIATLSILAICYRLYGVFFVRKVLNADDSEVTPSHQLEDGKDYVPTKKWVNFGSHFAAIAAAGPLVGPVLAAQYGYLPSFLWLLIGCVIGGAVHDTVVLFASMKHQGKSLSEVAKSELGPVAGWCTGLAMLFIITITMAGLSMVVVHALERNPWGTFAVFMTIPVAIGVGLWERVTGSMRGATWVGILVIFGCVIAGPYIQDSAFGAWLSLKASTVSMLLPFYAFFATALPVWMLLTPRGYLSSFMKIGVFGALVIGVVFINPEIQFPAVTQFIHGNGPVLAGPVWPFISITIACGAISGFHAFIGSGTTPKQIDKWNDILPVAFGAMLAECVVGVMALIAATALHPADYFAINSTPEVFAGLGMNVVHLPQLSEAIGLDLYGRTGGAVTLAVGMADIFTRIPWFSHLASYFFQFVVMFEAVFILTAVDSGTRVARYLLQDFLGDIWAPLKRTNWMPGAIGCSIVACLLWGYLLNSGDINSVWALFGVSNQLMASIGLMIGATIILRMGQKRRYMLTCLIPLAYLYVTVNYAAWWMVKNVYFNAEAKGYNLFNGTISIIMVALGVVIMIASIQRWIQLWRARSQAAPVEALS; from the coding sequence ATGTCACACGCACTGACGTTTGTTATCGCGACGCTGAGTATCCTCGCTATCTGCTATCGCCTTTATGGGGTATTTTTCGTCCGTAAAGTGCTGAACGCCGATGACAGCGAGGTTACGCCGTCGCATCAGTTGGAAGACGGCAAGGATTACGTGCCGACGAAAAAATGGGTGAACTTCGGCAGCCATTTCGCCGCTATCGCCGCCGCCGGGCCGCTGGTAGGACCGGTGCTGGCCGCGCAGTACGGCTATCTTCCCAGCTTCCTCTGGCTGTTGATCGGCTGCGTAATCGGCGGGGCGGTGCACGATACCGTGGTGCTGTTCGCCTCGATGAAGCATCAGGGGAAATCACTCTCTGAAGTAGCGAAGTCAGAGCTGGGACCGGTTGCTGGCTGGTGCACCGGCCTGGCGATGCTGTTTATCATCACCATTACCATGGCAGGTCTGTCGATGGTGGTGGTGCATGCGCTGGAGCGCAACCCGTGGGGCACCTTTGCGGTCTTTATGACTATTCCGGTGGCGATTGGCGTTGGGCTGTGGGAGCGCGTTACCGGCAGTATGCGCGGCGCGACCTGGGTTGGTATCCTGGTGATTTTCGGCTGCGTTATCGCGGGCCCCTATATTCAGGATTCCGCGTTCGGCGCCTGGCTTAGCCTGAAAGCCTCCACCGTCAGCATGCTGCTGCCTTTTTACGCCTTCTTCGCTACCGCTCTGCCGGTATGGATGCTGCTGACGCCGCGCGGCTATCTCTCCAGCTTTATGAAAATCGGCGTGTTTGGCGCGCTGGTTATCGGCGTGGTGTTTATCAACCCGGAAATCCAGTTTCCGGCTGTGACGCAGTTTATCCACGGCAACGGGCCGGTGCTGGCTGGTCCGGTCTGGCCGTTTATCTCGATTACCATCGCCTGCGGCGCGATCTCCGGTTTCCACGCCTTTATCGGCTCCGGCACCACGCCGAAACAGATCGATAAGTGGAACGATATCCTGCCGGTCGCCTTCGGCGCTATGCTGGCAGAGTGCGTGGTGGGCGTCATGGCGCTGATTGCCGCTACCGCACTGCATCCGGCGGATTATTTCGCGATCAACTCGACGCCGGAGGTGTTTGCCGGCTTAGGCATGAATGTGGTGCATCTGCCGCAGCTCAGCGAAGCGATTGGACTCGACCTTTACGGGCGCACCGGCGGCGCGGTAACGCTGGCGGTCGGCATGGCGGATATCTTCACCCGCATCCCCTGGTTCAGCCATCTGGCTTCCTACTTTTTCCAGTTTGTGGTGATGTTTGAAGCGGTGTTTATTCTGACCGCCGTCGATTCCGGCACCCGCGTGGCGCGCTACCTGTTACAGGATTTTCTGGGCGATATCTGGGCGCCGCTGAAGCGCACCAACTGGATGCCGGGCGCGATCGGTTGTAGCATCGTCGCCTGTCTGCTGTGGGGATATCTGCTGAACTCCGGCGATATTAACTCGGTCTGGGCGCTGTTTGGCGTATCCAATCAGCTGATGGCCTCCATTGGCCTGATGATCGGCGCCACCATTATTCTGCGTATGGGACAGAAGCGCAGATATATGCTGACCTGCCTGATTCCGCTTGCTTATCTCTACGTTACGGTTAACTACGCCGCCTGGTGGATGGTGAAAAACGTCTATTTCAACGCCGAGGCAAAAGGCTATAACCTGTTTAACGGCACCATCTCGATCATTATGGTGGCGCTGGGCGTGGTCATCATGATCGCCTCCATTCAGCGTTGGATACAGCTGTGGCGCGCGCGATCGCAGGCGGCGCCCGTCGAAGCGCTCTCCTGA
- a CDS encoding apurinic/apyrimidinic endonuclease family protein — protein sequence MKLGFACKFLNPESLQLFPFKSPTRKRFLGLNQQDRVKLVYEYSTINLTNLLAIFQQLAQLPDELRMMRIGSDLLPLYTVPEALPLYQDFLPDLAALFVQCGEMARTNNIRLSFHPGQYSVLASDNPDVVTRALEDVEYHALCAKMMGYGKTFQDFKINVHMNGRGGFDGFKTAFSRLSPEAQNMLTVENDEISCSLDDVLQARDLCPIVLDIHHHWVKENAFIQPDDARIELIKESWRGVRPVLHYSISQEGLIPEQGFPDQQTLGLAKSKLRAHSDFYFNDTLNDWALSFDAFDIMCEVKMKNLARDRLYEYQRLKG from the coding sequence ATGAAACTTGGTTTCGCTTGTAAATTTCTTAACCCGGAGTCGCTACAGCTTTTCCCTTTTAAATCGCCCACCCGTAAGCGCTTCCTGGGACTGAATCAACAAGACCGAGTGAAGCTGGTTTATGAATACTCCACCATTAACCTGACCAACCTGCTGGCGATCTTTCAGCAGCTGGCGCAGCTGCCCGACGAACTACGCATGATGCGCATCGGCAGCGATCTGCTGCCGCTCTATACCGTGCCGGAAGCGCTGCCGCTTTATCAGGATTTTCTACCCGACCTGGCGGCGCTGTTTGTCCAATGCGGCGAGATGGCGCGCACGAACAACATCCGTCTCTCTTTTCATCCCGGCCAGTATTCGGTGCTGGCGTCGGATAACCCGGACGTGGTGACGAGGGCGCTTGAGGATGTGGAGTATCACGCGCTGTGCGCCAAAATGATGGGCTACGGGAAAACCTTCCAGGATTTTAAAATCAACGTGCATATGAACGGCAGGGGAGGCTTCGACGGTTTCAAAACCGCCTTTAGCAGGCTTAGCCCGGAAGCCCAAAATATGCTGACGGTAGAGAACGATGAGATCTCCTGCTCGCTTGATGATGTACTCCAGGCCAGAGATCTCTGTCCCATCGTACTGGATATCCATCACCATTGGGTGAAGGAGAATGCGTTTATTCAGCCGGACGATGCGCGCATCGAACTTATTAAAGAATCCTGGCGCGGCGTCCGGCCCGTTCTGCACTATTCCATTTCCCAGGAAGGGCTGATTCCCGAACAGGGTTTTCCCGATCAGCAAACGCTGGGCCTGGCCAAATCAAAGCTACGGGCGCACTCCGATTTCTATTTCAACGACACGCTTAATGACTGGGCGTTATCATTCGATGCGTTCGATATTATGTGTGAGGTGAAGATGAAAAATCTCGCCAGAGACAGGCTGTATGAATATCAGCGGCTGAAAGGGTAA
- the sugE gene encoding quaternary ammonium compound efflux SMR transporter SugE has translation MAWILLTVAGLFEVVWSFAMKQSQGFTRLGPSVITIAAMIVSFALLAVSMKSLPLGTAYTLWTGIGAVGAFVAGLLFLGEPATPMRIAAAVLIVAGLVLMKLAS, from the coding sequence ATGGCCTGGATCTTGTTAACCGTTGCAGGCTTATTCGAAGTGGTCTGGTCTTTCGCCATGAAGCAGTCGCAGGGCTTCACTCGCCTCGGACCTTCCGTGATCACTATCGCGGCAATGATCGTCAGCTTCGCGCTGCTGGCGGTGTCGATGAAATCGCTGCCGCTGGGCACCGCCTATACTCTCTGGACCGGCATCGGTGCCGTCGGCGCGTTTGTCGCCGGGCTGCTTTTTCTTGGCGAACCGGCGACGCCGATGCGCATCGCCGCGGCCGTACTGATCGTTGCAGGGCTGGTGCTGATGAAGCTCGCTTCCTGA
- a CDS encoding NUDIX domain-containing protein — protein MPVKHAETGNLTGNRQAEVRIVESKTLSDDWYLLKKYTFDFRRRDGEWQRQSREVYDRGNGATLLLYNRAKQSVILTRQFRFPLYVNEHPGFLLEAPAGLLDNLDPEQRIRAEVEEETGYSVGQVQKVFEAFMSPGSVTEKLYFFIAEYQAGDRAGDGGGIKEEDEDIEVLEVSFQAAMQAIRDGDIVDAKTIMLLQYLALNGIM, from the coding sequence ATGCCAGTAAAACATGCAGAAACGGGTAACCTGACAGGCAACAGACAGGCGGAGGTGCGAATTGTAGAAAGCAAAACGCTATCCGACGACTGGTATTTACTGAAGAAATACACGTTTGATTTCCGGCGACGGGACGGGGAATGGCAGCGCCAGAGCCGCGAAGTTTACGATCGCGGCAACGGCGCGACGCTGCTGCTTTATAACCGCGCAAAGCAGAGCGTGATACTTACCCGCCAGTTCCGCTTTCCGCTCTACGTGAACGAGCATCCTGGCTTTCTGTTGGAAGCGCCGGCGGGGCTGCTGGATAACCTCGATCCTGAGCAAAGAATCAGGGCGGAGGTAGAAGAGGAGACCGGCTATAGCGTCGGGCAGGTGCAGAAAGTTTTCGAGGCTTTTATGAGTCCCGGCTCGGTGACGGAGAAGCTCTATTTCTTTATTGCGGAGTATCAGGCAGGCGATCGCGCCGGAGACGGCGGCGGGATAAAGGAGGAGGACGAAGATATCGAGGTGTTGGAAGTTAGCTTTCAGGCGGCGATGCAGGCGATCCGGGATGGCGACATCGTGGATGCCAAGACCATCATGTTATTACAGTATCTTGCCCTTAACGGCATCATGTGA
- a CDS encoding DUF4406 domain-containing protein — protein MNVELILIAGPYRSGTNGDERLIAQNLQRLEQAAWEVYQRGHVPVIGEWLALPLAKAAGSQRLDDAISESLLYPVAHRLIGKCDAIYRIEGASQGADKDIEVAQQRGLKIYRSPEEIARL, from the coding sequence ATGAATGTGGAACTGATCCTTATCGCCGGGCCTTATCGCAGCGGCACCAACGGCGACGAAAGGCTGATCGCGCAGAATCTTCAGCGGCTGGAGCAGGCGGCATGGGAGGTTTATCAGCGCGGACACGTGCCGGTGATCGGCGAATGGCTGGCGCTGCCGCTGGCGAAGGCCGCCGGTTCGCAGCGGCTGGACGATGCCATCAGCGAGTCGCTGCTTTACCCGGTGGCGCACCGGCTGATTGGCAAGTGCGACGCCATCTACCGCATTGAAGGCGCATCGCAAGGGGCGGATAAGGATATTGAGGTGGCGCAGCAGCGCGGCCTGAAAATCTACCGTTCGCCCGAAGAGATCGCGCGTCTGTAA
- the ycgZ gene encoding regulatory protein YcgZ: protein MQQQRWTPETGHNLAQSCTMAESSLPTQQETLGQIVEEILRAGQTVNRKAICSKLVARLDGATGTEMEKHYYGLLALALGRE, encoded by the coding sequence ATGCAGCAGCAACGATGGACACCTGAGACTGGGCATAATCTTGCGCAGTCATGCACGATGGCAGAGAGTTCGCTTCCAACCCAGCAGGAGACGCTGGGACAAATTGTGGAAGAAATTTTACGTGCCGGTCAAACGGTAAATCGTAAAGCGATCTGTTCAAAGCTGGTGGCGCGACTGGATGGCGCCACGGGAACGGAAATGGAAAAACATTATTATGGCCTGCTGGCGTTAGCGCTGGGCCGCGAGTAA
- a CDS encoding alpha/beta fold hydrolase, protein MTMFTTQDGAQLYYKDWGSGKPVLFSHGWPLDADMWDSQLNFLAERGYRAIAFDRRGFGRSEQPWEGYDYDTFASDINDLLTHLDLKEVTLVGFSMGGGDVTRYISRYGSARVSALVLLGAVTPIFGKTEDYPQGVDMSVFEGIRDGLRKDRAQFISDFSPIFYGTNAGQTVSEGVLTQTLNIALLASLKGTIDCVTAFSETDFRPDMAKIDVPTLVIHGSNDQVVPFESTGKVAAEMIRNAELKVYDNAPHGFAVTHQDQLNNDLLAFLQSR, encoded by the coding sequence ATGACTATGTTCACGACACAGGATGGCGCCCAGCTCTATTACAAAGACTGGGGCTCGGGTAAGCCGGTCCTTTTCAGCCACGGCTGGCCGCTGGATGCGGATATGTGGGACAGCCAGCTCAATTTCCTCGCTGAGCGCGGCTACCGCGCCATCGCCTTTGACCGTCGCGGCTTTGGCCGTTCAGAGCAGCCGTGGGAAGGCTACGATTACGATACTTTCGCTTCCGACATCAACGATCTGCTGACTCATCTCGATCTGAAAGAAGTGACGCTGGTCGGCTTCTCAATGGGCGGCGGCGACGTGACGCGCTATATCAGCCGCTACGGCAGCGCGCGCGTCTCGGCGCTGGTATTGCTGGGCGCAGTGACGCCGATTTTCGGCAAGACGGAAGACTATCCGCAGGGCGTCGATATGAGCGTGTTTGAAGGCATTCGCGACGGACTGCGTAAAGATCGCGCGCAGTTTATCAGCGATTTTTCTCCGATTTTTTACGGCACCAACGCCGGACAGACCGTGTCGGAAGGCGTGCTGACCCAGACGCTGAATATCGCCCTGCTGGCGTCGCTGAAAGGCACCATCGACTGCGTCACCGCCTTCTCGGAAACCGACTTCCGTCCCGACATGGCGAAAATCGACGTGCCGACGCTGGTGATCCATGGCAGCAACGATCAGGTGGTGCCGTTTGAAAGTACCGGCAAAGTGGCGGCGGAGATGATTCGCAACGCGGAGCTGAAGGTGTATGACAATGCGCCGCACGGCTTTGCCGTCACGCATCAGGATCAGCTGAACAACGATCTGCTGGCCTTCCTGCAAAGCCGTTAA